ATCCGTGACAGTTGACCAATCATCGCGGCGAGTATCTGTAATACATACAAATCCCGATCAAAGACATAATCACAGGAGCGACGGGTTTGCACGGCGAGCACACCGATGGGTAGATCGTCCTGCAAAATGGGCACCGCGATATAGGCGAGCTTTTTGTCTGGCATATGCGACAGGTCGGTAATGCGGGCAAGATAGAGCGGCTCTTTGGTGACATCAGGGATCAACGCCACCTGACCCGTGGCCATCACGCGGCCGGTCACTCCTTCACCAGGCGCATACACGGCCTGCTGCCTCTCCGTTTTGTTTAGATCGACAAAGTAACGAATCTTCAACTCACCGCTTTCAGGATCAGGTAGCATGACACGCCCCTTATACAGCTGCAGGCGCATGGACAACAGTTGCAGAATCGCCCCAATGGTCACCTCCGGGTTCAGGGATTTTCCCAAAAGTTGTGAGGCTTCGAGTAATACATCCGATGTTTCAGCGGATAGCTGGTGCTGAAAATTTGCATTCACTGCCCGTCCTCCTTGATAGAAAAAACACTAAAAACCGCATGGCTTAAAATATGAATATTGGACTCCAAGCAATCACACGTATCACGCCTGCCACCCAGAATAGGTTGCAACTGTTATACCAGTATGACAATTCATAAGCGGCTGATTTTACGAAGGGAATATTTAGAACAATGAATGAGCCGGCAAGCAAATGCCGCACTACTGTGCTGAGGCGCACCGCTTTAGTGCGAGTGGAATAAATAGTCCGGCCCGACGCGCCGATAGCACACCGAACCGGGAGGGGGAAAATAACGTGCAAATACTTTTATTCTATTGATCAGGCCTTGCTGCAATCTGTCTCTTTTTTCAGCTTGTGTTTTAGCCTAGCAGAGCATCAGCTGGCGAGCGGTAGCTTGCGATGACCATGGTGCGCCGGCACGATAAAAGAACGCATTTTTATCAAGGTGGCATACAATGGGTCCCAGGCAGTGATTGCCGTCATCACGGGATAGACGGCCACCAGTGCAACCCAGGGGGGAACGGTATCGCTAAAAAACATGACACCGGAGATCAAGGCCGCACCGGTGAACAATCGCCCGATTACTTCGTAATCCGTCATATTTCTGCTTAATAATGTGTTCATCGTCATATCCTCCTGTGGGTTTCAGCTTAGTGAAACGCAACGGCCTAAGCTTTGCCTGGTAGTTTGCAAGCCACATGCCAAGCGGCGAAACCATCACCAACACACTGAATAATTAGATGTTTTTTCTTAATCGATAAATGTTCACATCAGCGGGAGGCACCCAACAATGTCGA
The window above is part of the Gammaproteobacteria bacterium genome. Proteins encoded here:
- a CDS encoding DUF2892 domain-containing protein; translated protein: MNTLLSRNMTDYEVIGRLFTGAALISGVMFFSDTVPPWVALVAVYPVMTAITAWDPLYATLIKMRSFIVPAHHGHRKLPLAS